From the Telopea speciosissima isolate NSW1024214 ecotype Mountain lineage chromosome 9, Tspe_v1, whole genome shotgun sequence genome, the window GTGAGACATTATGTCCACATCATAACCTAACTCTATCATGATTATTAAGGCGTCCAGGCTCTTTGGTTGCCTTAGGAGCCTAGACGGGTGCCTTGCCGTTAGGTCTTGTGCATATCCCCCGATCTGGTTTCGCACATCTCTTAGctcaattttataaaaaatgggTAAGAGGATCTGATAATTGTTCTTTTGCATTCAAATATCTGATTAAGAGACACCATTTGCTTGATGAAAGTTCTAATTTCAGCCCCAACCAAGGCATGGTAGGGGTGATCGGCAAACTTGGTGCAAACGTCTTTGCCGTGAAAGCTCAAGAACACCTCATAACTTGAACTACAAAAGGAAAACGTATTTAATTACTTAGAATGAAGTTTTTTCTAGACAAAACACATCTAAAAATTATCTTTATCATGTTAAGGaaaaatatttaattcattGTCCCATGTGTCATATGCCGTGTGATTGTGTGAAACGATGAAATTAATTCTGTTATATGTGCCGTGTGaaatggtggaaatttttttgatcattttgataTGTATTTAATTCATTGTTCTTAGTCGGCAaagttaaaaaattaattaattaatagaaAATTATATAAAGCATCCACACTAAATATGCGACACTAAGTAACGAATTCCCTATATCGTATTTttacctccaaaaaaaaaaatttctctataTCGTACCGAATTTGTATTGCACCGAAGCTAAAGTGtataattttaccaaaaaacaaaaaaactaaagTGTATAactaaaataccaaacctacaaaatcaaaaccctaagtttttttatttctaaattTGTTTTCAAGCATCTCAATGTACAATTCTTTCAATTAGTGACCCTTCTCGCTATTGATGTCATTTAAGATGAACTTGGTTTGAACTCCTAAATCTATGGCATCCACAGCTCTGAGCAAGTATAAATCAAAACCACATGAGAGTATGAGACAAGTGACAAGTGTTCATGCCCTTTCATCTTCCATTCTTGTattgtatcttcttcttcatcatcgtaAGTTGTAGGTGAACGTAGGATGTTGGAATGATTCAATCAAATCAAAGCTCCCAAGAATTAATGGATTATTTAATGTGATTGAACTGTGCTATGAACTGTTCTAATATCATGCTTTTGATGCCgaataaaaaaattgtttttgttaCCAAATAATAACCATACAGAAACCATATCGATTCGGCACAGTATCAGTATTGGAAATACTGTTAATATAGGGTACAATATGGTTTCGGTGTCTGCTTTCTATCTTCTGGACCCGTAGGATGTTGGAATGATTCAATCAAATCAAAGCTCCCAAGAATTAATGGATTATTTAATCTGATTGAACCGTGCTAATATCATGCTTTCGATGCCgaataaaaaatttgtttttgataccaaataataaCCATACTGAAACCATACCGATTCAGCATAGTATCAGTATTGGAAATACTGTTTATATAAGGTACAACATGGTTTCGGTGTCTGCTTTCTATCTTCTGTGCCGTTCTAAATTTTCGATACCGTACCGATTGACACCTTTATCTGTGCatgaccatggtttgaggtattagTAGCGGATCGCTCAACACGGGCAATATGTAATGGTATTGCCAGTCATCAATGCTGATATCGTATCGATGAATAGTACTAACAAttggtaaaacagtaaaaaactataatttttaataaaaatcaagGGCAAATTTGTCCACTACAACAAATCCATGACGATACTATATCTGTATCGTATTGGTTTTCAAGATGACTAATACCCGATATCCGATCTGATGTTACGCAACTAAACCATGTGCATgacaagttaatcattgaagGGTAACGTTTTAATTGTTTCTTTGGTGAAGGATAACGTTTTAATTAGAGATAACTCTGCCATAGTTATTGGTATTAGTATGTATATTTCTACCACAAAAAAAAGGTATTAGTATGTATATTCGTGGAATGCCGATACAATTGTACGTCCTCTATCTATCAAAATTCAAGTCAAAGAAAGTTCTTCCTATGTTGCAAAAAATTATTGATTtcctacaaaaaaataaaatgtttgaaaaatacaaaattattgaTGGAAAAGTGAACATAGAGTAAGAcatagggctgcaatagggtcgggttgggccgtgctttttaaaaccctagtccaaccctgagtccccttagctgggcccacaCCCGCCCAGgccagcccaagcccgccctgattggccctgtaataattaaattaaaataataagacAATGTAAGATGTGAGAGAAGaaacttgaacccaagaccttttgatggcaattggttttttttttatttatgagaaaaacaaaaaacaattacTACATAACACTAACTGTCAAGTACACTAAGTACttgtttttataaataataGCTTCTGTTTTTTAATagataaagaaatttctttaggGCCAAATCAGGGTCGGACtgacccgaggtctcaacctTGACctgacctgaccctgactcagggccaagaATTTCTGGCCTTAACCAGCCCTCAAGGTCAaaaatcttagcccaggccctgttcgggctcagggcgggttcgggccgacaaggacaaacttgcagccctagtaAGACAATTTAATAGTCGATTGGTTattacaaaaacaaataaaagttaATAGtcgattgaattttttttttaaatgggaaGTGGTTGGAGCCAAACATGTATGAGTCATTTGATTGAGTTGGACCATCAAATTTAATATATGGTCAATTTGGGTGATATCTACCTTTACTTGTAGTGTCAATCCTAAATGACATTAGAACTCTTTGTCTATCATTTGAAGCATGTTTTTTTCATTGCATGTTTGACAGTTTGACCTGTTTCCATTCTTTGGTTTCTCCTCCTTTGTGAAGGTGAAGCACCCGGTGACTCATGtttttctcataaataaatcaatcttctacccaaaaaaaaaaaaatttgggtgaTACCAAATTGATCTAACTATTTTAATTGACTATATCATCCATCCATATGGCTTAATATACATATCCATTGTACTAGGCCTACTATGGAACCCTTTATACTTCCTTTTTATTCTAAATTTATTTGATCGTCAATCATCAACCAATATTCTTCACCATAGAATAggaaatagttgtttttatcatcagAAAATGCAAAATctacctagaatgcattccaatagTTGTTCACCTTTCTACTTATAGTGATACATGTACTTTCACTCATATTCCAAGGGAGAATAATAACTGAGCTGACTCCCTAGCAAGGAAGGCGTTATCGGTAacatgtatgatggtgtggccCATTTCCGATATATGGCTTGTTGATCTGTGTAATCCTCAACCAtgagttttaattttttcataATAAAGCTCTTTTTACCCAAAGAAATAATGAAACTGTGAACCTAACCTGTATTTTGGGGAGATCAATTTGCCAGTATTCTCTCCCAAGTCCCACCTGCTACAACTACGATAAGGCTTCCATTTTGAACAAGGTTTGATAACTCAAAAATCTAAGCTATTTTATGATGAAAAATCGAATCGATTTAGGAATTGGGAATCAACCCATGAATCTGTCCGACTCAAGATGGATtatgaagaagatgagtaaGAATCGGTCAATCCAATTCCGATTCAGGAAGCAACGATTGATGTCAGCCGattctcaattttaaaaccatggtcTTTAATTGGGAAATTTTCATGTACCTCCCTTGAGGTATCACATAATAATAGAAACACCcgtcaattttgaaaaattacacGTACCCTCTTACTTTtgtaaaaaaatgaacaaatgcacTTATCCTGTTAACTTGGGACTAACAACGTTAGAATTAAAAAGAAACTCGATCAAATTGCTTTTATCTTCACCAAATTGTTTAGAGTTTAAAATAAGGGAACACATCTCCTAATTCCTGCAACTCATTTTCCCCAAATAGATGATACTACATTtatcattgaaaaaaaatggtTGATCAGAGTCTTCCAAATAACTTTAAATTAAGTGGATTTCAAGTCTTTACATTCGAGGGGAATAGACAATTTCGAACCTCTCTAGGGCCCCCATTCACCTTAACTCACGTGTTGCCTGCAGCTCTATGGGAGTTGAATAGAGATTCCTATAGGGGATTCCGTCCATGTTTTACACGTTTTCCATCAGGTATGAgaaaaaactaaataaagaaacaaataaaatataagaGATGTGCTTCTTATGATTcttatcatcttcttcactgaATAATTAAAGCTGCAAGTTCTCTCTATAAAACACCCCCTTTTGGTTCTCTATCCTCACAACTTTCAGATCTAGTTTCTACTCCATAGACAGTATCCACGGTTCAATCCATCCtcacaactctctctctctctctctctctcacacacacacacaattgcACAAATGGGAGAAACAAACATTGTTTCGTTAGAGAGAAAGCCAGTGGAATTGATGGTTTCGTATTCGAAAAAGAAGCCAAAGATAGCAAGCCAAGACCCAACCATGGCTCTCGCCACCGCACGGCATCAGTTCGGTGAGCACGGTGGCGTCAACATGTCAATTGAAGCTTCAGCAACCTTCACAGTCATGGAACCAGCGACCATGGGCAAAATGTTTGCCGGAGAACTCGGTCCTGAGCAAGGCTTCTTCATCTATAGCCGTCATTTCAACCCCACCGTCTTAAATCTCAGCCGTCAAATTGCAGCCATAGAAGGTACCGAGGCTGCATACTGCACAGCAAGTGGTATGGCTGCCATTTCGACAGTCCTAATGCAATTATGTAGTAGCGGAGGACATGTGGTTGCATCGTGTTGCTTGTATGGTGGGACACATGCATTGTTGAACCACTTTCTTCCTAGGGTTTGTAACATAACAACAACATTTGTGGACGTAAGAGATGTTGACATGGTGAAGGAAGCCATTGTGGAGGGAAGGACTAATGTCCTTTACGTGGAATCCATGTCTAACCCTACTCTAATGGTTGCTAATTTGCCGGAACTATGTAGGATAGCACACGATAAGGGGGTGAAGGTTGTGGTGGATAACACCTTCACTCCCATGGTACTGTCCCCTGCTAAGTTGGGTGCCGATATAGTAGTGCACAGCCTCACCAAATACATCAGTGGGGGAGCCGATATTATTGCTGGTAAATAATCTCTAtcaaaacttttctttttcttatacaTTGATTTAGGTCCAATGGGATTTACACCTTCAGTATTATGACATCCTAGTTTTTCCTTATTATTGCTCTATTTGTTTCGGCATAAAATTTTACCTTGTAAATTTTATTAGTTCCGTTTGTTTTGGTCTTTGCTTGGAAAATTTTTTACATGttaaaaattttctaaaacaaacattggaacacttttcaacatttaaCATTTTACATCTaaaatttttaagtaaaatttCATAGTTCAAAGTTTACACTAAAACAAGAGTAGCCGaaataaatgtaaaattttatatattgAAAAATTTTCGAATGTTTGTCttcatataaaaattaaaaaaaagaaaaaacatcgaaacacttttcaacatttaaacttttacatctaaaattttttgaagtgagtaaacgagttttccttcaatcagggtaaaattttacgccgaaacaaatggagcctatAAACGAGTTTTCCTTCAGTCAGGGTGTGAGAATTTATTCACCACGGGAGTATTGGGAGGCTATTTTGAAGAATATACTAAAATCCTattggggtttgtgaaccctaggatggtgtggtGAAATTTCACTGTatagtgaaggaaaactttctccatgtGCACATGTGGAATGGGAATAAGATTCTCTATCACATAGACCCACCAAAATAGTTTACCATTCACTAATGATCATTATGGGTTGGCATCGGATGCAGGTGCAGTTTGTGGCCCAGCTAGCTTAGTGAATTCCATGATGGACCTTCATCAAGGGGCATTCATGCTTCTTGGTCCGACCATGAACGCCAAGGTCGCATTCGAGCTCTCCGAGAGACTTCCCCACCTAGGCCTCAGAATGAAGGAACATTGCCGGCGAGCAATGGTCTATGCTACAAGGATGAAGAAATTGGGCCTGAAAGTTATTTACCCAGGCCTTGAAGAACACCCAGACCACACTCTTATGAAGTCCATGACAAATGAGAATTATGGGTTTGGTGGAATCTTATGTTTGGACATGGAGACAGAGGAGAAGGCAAACCAGTTGATGAACCATCTCCAAAACAGCACCCAGTTTGGTATAATGGCTGTTAGCTTGGGATACTATGAGACCCTTATGTCATGCTCTGGTAGTAGTACTAGTAGCGAAATGAATGccgtggagaagaagatggcCGGAATCTCACCGGGGTTAATAAGGATGTCGATCGGATACAGTGGAACTCTTGAGCAGAAATGGAGCCAATTTGAGAAGGCACTTGCAGGAATCAAAGATTGTGGTTTATCCAAGAATTAGGTATAAAGCTTTTCCTAGGTTTATGTATTGATGTGTATAATTGGTTTGAGGTTATCATTTTAAGTAGATAATTCTTATCCCTTATGAATTGTTGTATAAAGGGTGAAGCCCAAGTGTAATGTGTTGGATCCAGGTCATATTGACCTATATATGTTCAACACATATCTGAATTTGTAGTAGTATGTCGACAGGAATGTGGTGGTAATTTCATGTGCTCTTATGTTTGGGTACAAGAGCCACGTGACCAAGTAATGATCTTtttcctaaaaataaaataagaggtGTCATTAGTTTCGATCATCATCTAATCATCTTCATGTCACTTATGTCGTACATACTACATTGCACTGTGTTAATTAAGTGGGCCTAATTACTCTCCAGtccacacactcacacacactctctctctctctctcttacacatGCACAACAGCACCCAAATTGAAGAAAAGAGCATTGTTTCATTTGAGAGTAAGTCAAAGGAACTGtggttgtttttttgtttttttttgataaaggaaGTATCTAAATGAGACACCTATTGGTGCATTTAGAAATTGAAAACTTTGTTTTATTAGAGAAGAAAGCACGTGAACTGATggttttctttttgataaaggGTGTGTTTAAATGACACCtgtattttaaaatttgacacattTGTTTAATTGCCCTTTTGTCTTATATCCAAAAAACATTTAATCCAATATTTTCAATGACTATCAGCTTTTTTTTACATTTCATTCTCCAAACTTCCACCTGTCCAGCTTtgacttctttcttttttttgttgggtaaaATCCAGCTTTGATTTCGCACAAGTAAGGTTGGGTTTGGAAGATATCGGTTGATCAATTAACAACAGTTTTTAATCCTTCAATAGCTTAATAATTAAACTGACTGGTATGGATTCTTGAAATGGATATTGTTCTTTGACCCATTTTCTGAGGCGGTTGCACAAAGCCTTAGTCGGTTACTTTATCTCTATCATGTTGGTAATTGGATTGATTTATGGAAACCCAAACACTACTCACTTGTGGATTATAGTCCTACTTTAATTAGTAATCTTTGATGGCAAGAGTACACTGAGTAAGATATCGCCATCATCATTGAGAAACATTGAGAGAGATTAAGAGGGAGAAACTTCGAAGCTCTACTATTCGTTCTTGTTGCAATGATTCGAAGACGAACGTCGCCATGACTAGTGGGAGTTAAGGTATCGTCGCATAGTATACTTTAGTGAATGGTATGCGTCTCCTCTCTTATATTTGTGATTCAAGAACTGTAATTGACAAGATCCCTATGAATTTGCGTGAATGAGGATAATAATCCCCCAGGATATGTTAACTTTGTTGACGATATTGACTTGTTCAAAGGTGCTTGCGGGCAAGACTCTTGCTTCATGTCTCAGGCTAATTATCATCTTTCTCATCTTTCTCATCTTTCTTTGATAGTAGCTTCTTTGAGAGTCATACCCTTTTCCTCTTTGTTTCCTTAtcacatcaattttttttttgtttgaattataAGAGGCTTCCTTTGCCTTTGTCGAAGTGCCAAGAATCTAAAGCACCCTAAGAACATGAACACTATACCAACGAATGATGATACATCAAAAGGCAGAGAGGGAGAAAACAACTAACAAATGATGATACataaaagaatagaaagaaggaagaaataatcataaaaaataatacatCAAGATGCCAGGGCTGGGGAAAGATAAGAGGAAGGTCCCAACATGCGACAAGATGTcgattttttaaaatgtttggGTTTGCAATACAGATTGGTTGAACCCTATTTCTGATTTCAAAAGTAATAGCTCCCCAAATCAGCTCTATAGTGTGCGACGAAAGgttcatatttttttcatttctttctcacCAAATATGGTGAATCACTACACTAAAAGGCAAGCTTTCCAAAGCAATCTAGAGAAAGGACAAGAAAATTAAAGATGCTCCACATTCTCTAGAGAATACCAAAATAGACAACAATTAGAGATAATACATTTCTCTAGGGAGGAACTCCTGAGTAGGGAGCGATAATGTCATAACACGCCAAGTTATAAAACTATGTCTAGGAATATTTGAGCTAATCAGACAATCTTATGCCATGGAACCTTCGAGATTTTGATCAAATCAAATTTCAGGCAGAAACAAAGCTTAATTTCTTTGAAGAATTTGGAAGCTATAAGACTAAATCACCATTGTATCTAAGTATCATCAAAGAAGCAGAGAAATTAGACCAAAAACCTCAATCAGATTACTAGAAGTACTAGCTCATCTGGACTCCAAGTACTATCTAGAATAATGGATGAGAATTTTATCATTCTATCAAAGCCTGCATCATATCTAGAAATGAGCACATCATTAAGATGACGGTTGTCAAACCAATGATAAGTGTCGCATCCATCATCTATGCTTGAACGAATAACATCTCTAACAAGGTATCTGTacttaaaattttcttccaaaCCCATGATGCATCATTTGGACAAGTGGCAGTCTAAATGGAGTCTGTCTTTAAGTATCTAGAGTAAATGTAGTCCGTCCAAATGTTTATGATTCTAGacataatttttcaaaattttttattgcTGCCCACAATATTAGATTCCTTGACTCTACTAAGCTCTAAGCCACCATCCTTTTTTGGTAGGCAGATTTTAACCCAACAAATATGATGTAGAAAGTTAGCTTTTAGCCTtctgatatatacatatatatggtTGTAAGAAgaatttttcacccaaaaaaaaaaaaaacaaaaaagaatttgaaaatACACTAGCAAACGAATGATTGAGTCCCTTGCAAATTAAAGCCACTTCAACTTCACATTAAACATTCTAAGGAAAGAGACTGAGATAATCTCTAACCCAGAACCCGGATCCAATTCATATGGATTTTAGATGAAGTAAGGTCCATGAATGGATCCAAATCTTTGATATACTACTAAAAATTCAGATCTGGGTTGAACATAGGTCGACAAGACCTGGACCCAACGCGTGCAGTTTGGGGGAAAATTTTTCAGCTTCAACCctaatagatttggggaagatgagggcattttggttattttattctttaatctTGGTGGGTTATTATCAGAATGGTCATTAAATTCcttaaaactaacatctaacgtcCTAAATTAATAGCAGGGATCAaagtgctacaatgttttgaaaatagggggagtttgcaattaaAAATATTATAGGAGGCATTTGgataaatgggcatttttaggaggcatttgtcaaaaaccctaaaaataatatatcatccacatgcATCAAATGCGTGGGAACCAAGACATTCCTTGGACCAGAAAACTTTACCCCTCATGTCTCATAGTAGCTATCCCCTTACAATAGAcaataaggaaaaagagggtCACCTTGGCGTAAACCACTCTCAATCCCAAAGAATCCAATAGGTACTTCattttccaaaacaaaaattctaGAAGATATATAGAAGGATTTGATAGACATATTCAATCAAGGTTTCAGCAAAAAAAAACTTGAGAAGCaccatgaataaaaaatttccctCCAAAGTATTGAATGCCTTTTGGATGTCTAACTTGAATCCCAAACTACCACCATAAGCTGTAGAAAACATTAGATTAGTTAGTTCCGAAATCATAGAAATATTTGAAAAACTTACCTTTTCCTTTTGGGCACTATGCTCTTCTAAGATCAATCTAGAGAGAATAGAGGACAGACAGGTAGTCATCGAAAACACTTTAATTAATCTTTAGTTATTATTGTGGAGACATCGATGAGTTGGATCAGCTCTACATGGGGCACACCCCAAAGCTATCACTTGTAAGCTTTCCAGCTTCCAAAatgtcattattattattttttttgggaaaaagaacgctaattAGTCACGTGGTTCTTACGCTTAGACATAAGATTGCATAAAATTATCGCTTAAttcccaatgaaataaaaaatcttattcTCACAAATCTCCATGTTCACATTCTCGTTAACCCCCCCTCATTAGTGCATGTGCAATATgaccagacaacgatctcttacCTTACTTTTTAAATATTACTAAGTAATGGAGGTCAATATAAAATGTAAGTCgcaccaaaatatatataagagTTCTGTATGGAGATTCCCATGTAGGATTATTCCCTGCATGTTGTACACGTTTTCCATCAGGTATGTCTGGGaggtaaaaaaaatataagagttgtcatttttttttaaatctaagagTTGTGTCACGATTAAGTGGGCCATACTCCCCAATGCTTGTTGTCATTACCATACATAGCAGACTCACTcacaaataattaattaagctgCAAGTTTTCTCTATAAAACAcccccttcttctctctatcCTCATCACATTCACAGCTAGTTTCTACTCCATAGATAGATAGTATCCACCATTCAATCCATCCTCTCAacgctctctctctcatccctacCCACAAAATTGCCCAAATGGGAGAAACAAACATTGTTTCGTTAGAGAGGAAGCCAGAGGAATTGATGGTTTCGTATTCGAAAAAGAAGCCAAAGATAGCAAGCCAAGACCCAACCAGGGAAGACCCAACCATGGCTCTTGCCACCGCACGGCATCAGTTCGGTGAGCACGGTGGCGTCAACATGTCAATTGAAGCTTCAGCCACCTTTACAGTCATGGAGCCAGCGACCACGCGCAAAATGTTTGCCAGAGAACTCGGCCCTGACCAAGGCTTCTTCATCTATAGCCGTCACTTCAACCCCACCGTCTTAAATCTCAGCCGTCaaattgcagccatggaaggTACCGATGCTGCATACTGCACAGCAAGTGGTATGACTGCCATTTCGACGGTCCTGATGCAATTATGCAATAGCGGAGGACACATGGTTGCATCGTGTTGCTTGTATGGTGGGACACATGCATTTTTGAACCACTTTCTTCCTACGGTTTGTAACATAACAACAACATTTGTGGACGTGAGAGATCTTGAGATGGTGAAGGAAGCCATTGTGGAGGGAAAGACTAATGTGCTTTATGTGGAATCCATGTCCAATCCTACTCTGATGGTTGCTAATTTGCCAGAACTATGTCGGATAGCACATGATAAGGGGGTGAAGGTTATGGTGGATAACACCTTCACTCCTATAGTACTGTCCCCTGCTAAGTTGGGTGCCGATATAGTAGTTCACAGCCTCACCAAGTACATCAGTGGTGGAGCCGATATTATTGCTGGTAAATAATCTCCATCAACGCACTTCTTCCTCTTATAGAAGGATTCTCTACGGCATAGTTGCCCCGTTCTGCCGTGCTGTGCAGACACAAGGCCATGCGCAAAGACCGTCTTTCCcttgcccgagcgccttgcttgagtgggggtaaggtggtctttacGCGCGGCCCTGTGTTTGCGCAGCACGGCAGGATGGGAACAGCTACACTGTAAGGATCTGGATCCCTTATAGGATCATTTACGTCCAATGAGATTTACACCTTGAGTATTATGACATCTTAGTTTTTTCTTGAGAGTTCGTTTGTTTGATGTTACGTGGCAAAttttacttcataaatgtaaaattttacatgttgaaattttttctaatgtttgtttttaaaaaaaaaaaaaaaaaaaaaaaacattggaacACTTCTCAACACTTAAAATTTAACATCTTAAACTTTTTTGAAGTGAGTACATtttttcaggtaaaattttacgctgaaacaaacggagcctataCACGAGTTTTCCTTTAGTTAGTGTGTTCCTATTGgtgtttgtgaaccctaggatggtgtggtgaacCTTCACTGCATGGTAGGGGTGTAAATTTGGCCCTGTCAGCCCGAGcctgccctgagcccaaacaggggctgggctggatttttcaaccctaagggtgggttacggttgaaattttcaggtcctgggtcagggttgggctgggccaggatttaggccttgggctaagcccagcccggcccagtcctatgttaggttatgctttacaaattattgtttatattttacattttttgttaagtatctaattatctattggttaaccaaaataaaaaaggctaattatctattgaatgaaaatatttacaattttaagagtgggctaagttttttaacccaaagaaaactCTAATAGTcgattgagtatgaaacaaaccaatacccaatcacatgtctctcatttttttttaatgcatataGGATGGAGGGTGAATATTTATGTACATGAGTgtacgtgaacaactcacaaccgttcagatggaacattCCCACAGAATAGATTCCATTTGAATGGTTGTGAGTTGTTCACGTGCGCTCACGTACATGAACATTCCTTGCAATCTATAGGATGACGTAAATGACAAAATAGCAGGGAAAGTCAAGGCCAACCAGACCCTAGCAAAAATCaggtcaatcagggtcgggcAGGGTTTTAATCACCCGGCCCatagggttgggcctgggctgagaaaTCTCAGCTTGACCTAggactagggatgtaaacggatcagattcggcttggatagtgctatatcctcattcgcatccgattagctttcagacggatttggatagtgctaaacggatacggacacggatacggattggatattttatctgtttacatgtaaatatagcttttcggatagctatagcctatccgtatccatatccgtttagctttcggacggattcggatagtgctaaacagatacggacacggatacggaaacggattttggctattcatttacatccctacataggactgggttgggttgagttaagaggactcagggttggactagAATTTTAACCACCCGGCCCAACTCGGCCCT encodes:
- the LOC122640217 gene encoding methionine gamma-lyase-like; translation: MGETNIVSLERKPVELMVSYSKKKPKIASQDPTMALATARHQFGEHGGVNMSIEASATFTVMEPATMGKMFAGELGPEQGFFIYSRHFNPTVLNLSRQIAAIEGTEAAYCTASGMAAISTVLMQLCSSGGHVVASCCLYGGTHALLNHFLPRVCNITTTFVDVRDVDMVKEAIVEGRTNVLYVESMSNPTLMVANLPELCRIAHDKGVKVVVDNTFTPMVLSPAKLGADIVVHSLTKYISGGADIIAGAVCGPASLVNSMMDLHQGAFMLLGPTMNAKVAFELSERLPHLGLRMKEHCRRAMVYATRMKKLGLKVIYPGLEEHPDHTLMKSMTNENYGFGGILCLDMETEEKANQLMNHLQNSTQFGIMAVSLGYYETLMSCSGSSTSSEMNAVEKKMAGISPGLIRMSIGYSGTLEQKWSQFEKALAGIKDCGLSKN
- the LOC122640215 gene encoding methionine gamma-lyase-like, giving the protein MGETNIVSLERKPEELMVSYSKKKPKIASQDPTREDPTMALATARHQFGEHGGVNMSIEASATFTVMEPATTRKMFARELGPDQGFFIYSRHFNPTVLNLSRQIAAMEGTDAAYCTASGMTAISTVLMQLCNSGGHMVASCCLYGGTHAFLNHFLPTVCNITTTFVDVRDLEMVKEAIVEGKTNVLYVESMSNPTLMVANLPELCRIAHDKGVKVMVDNTFTPIVLSPAKLGADIVVHSLTKYISGGADIIAGAVCGPASIVNSMMDLHQGALMLLGPTMNAKVAFELSERLPHLGLRMKEHCRRAMVYATRMKKLGLKVIYPGLEEHPDHTLMKSMTNENYGFGGILCLDMETEEKANQLMNHLQNSTQFGIMAVSLGYYETLMSCSGSSTSSEMNAVEKKMAGISPGLIRMSIGYSGTLEQKWSQFEKALAGIKDCGLSKNWV